In the genome of Ignavibacteriales bacterium, one region contains:
- a CDS encoding DUF2007 domain-containing protein, which yields MNDRLVLIQSFNNPIDAHIIKGLLESNGIESCLFDENIAYTNPVLTTAVGRIKLMVREEDYEDAIKVLRSETFDEPEGDKAVCPECGSSNIFVKSKTNWKAVFMMFISSTSTPTGGRKNFYDCQHCGNEWE from the coding sequence TTGAACGACAGGTTAGTGTTAATACAGTCATTCAATAATCCTATTGATGCACACATCATAAAAGGTTTATTGGAATCAAACGGAATCGAATCATGCTTATTCGATGAAAATATTGCTTACACAAATCCCGTGCTTACAACTGCAGTCGGAAGAATAAAACTAATGGTCCGCGAAGAGGATTATGAAGATGCAATCAAAGTCCTTCGGTCTGAAACTTTTGATGAACCAGAAGGGGACAAAGCAGTTTGTCCTGAATGCGGTTCTTCAAACATCTTTGTTAAATCGAAGACAAACTGGAAAGCAGTTTTTATGATGTTCATCTCATCAACAAGTACACCTACCGGCGGGAGAAAAAATTTTTATGACTGTCAGCATTGTGGCAATGAGTGGGAATAA
- a CDS encoding GNAT family N-acetyltransferase codes for MNEPKIKIRNAVAADVPLILSLINELAEYEKLLDEVTTNETNLKEVLFGEHKYAEVIIAEYENQPAGQAIFFHNFSTFKASPGIYLEDLYVRPVFRGKGIGKKLLEEVISIAKQRKCKRVEWVVLDWNKSAIDFYKSLDAKPMNDWIVFRLTEDKF; via the coding sequence ATGAATGAACCGAAAATAAAAATCAGAAATGCAGTTGCTGCGGATGTACCTTTGATCTTGTCACTTATTAATGAACTGGCTGAGTATGAAAAGTTACTTGATGAGGTTACTACTAATGAAACGAATTTAAAAGAAGTTCTTTTTGGAGAACACAAATATGCCGAAGTGATAATCGCTGAATATGAAAATCAACCGGCTGGACAGGCAATTTTCTTTCATAACTTTTCAACATTCAAGGCAAGTCCCGGAATTTATCTTGAAGATTTATACGTTCGTCCTGTATTTCGTGGAAAGGGTATTGGCAAAAAACTTTTGGAAGAAGTTATCTCAATCGCTAAGCAAAGAAAATGCAAACGGGTGGAGTGGGTTGTACTTGACTGGAATAAAAGTGCAATTGATTTTTATAAATCACTTGACGCAAAACCTATGAATGACTGGATAGTATTCAGATTAACGGAAGATAAATTTTAA
- a CDS encoding response regulator produces the protein MSKTQSKSVVDFLYRNNIPFAARHYERVKKEAREFLISPLKVLALLVAIAGLFAMVFEVRYFSEFSIQIYLTRLIATLIAFIVLVLLHTKFAENNSLTLVHILLFTIIISSGYMIYLLPTTLVLNSQIVALIIFTSALFLSWDVRNQIIVAIYYNIVFATAILLNDRTIYFLPNLFESVLFVLFLSLISVVGSAVNFRIRVHSAEKSFQVEISERKYRAIFHNSAEGIFQSGEDGHFITVNPAMVRILGYRDDAELLTANIQDDVYKFSEERKILVKELKEKGEVKNYKVTLKRKDGTDVIVRLNDRLIRDEENNRFYFEGNLQDITEQVTADAKRREAEIALKEEKNRADKLAKQAMDANQIKSQFLANMSHEIRTPMNGVIGYLTLLEMGAFENQDEQKQFISSARQSAESLLDIINDILDLSKIESGRMKLEEVNFNLNTIIDDAVGVLLAKASEKNLIITKDIDAETPVSLIGDQTRIRQIFVNLLGNAIKFTDSGHINIKITSSVPDDDVIIVNASVQDTGMGIPKEKMKDLFKSFSQIEDMFTRKFGGTGLGLVICKEFINMMGGDIHVESKVGSGSRFYFDIKLKLQTPTEITAQRIYRTYSLPVHTAAAKQSKEASRRQRLKHKILLAEDNLINQKIALRMLNEAGYIGDSVTNGEEAIDAVVGGNFSLVLMDVQMPQVDGYQATARIRKLPEPKNQIPIVAITAHALPGDKEKCIEAGMNDYLSKPIIAEELIKIVDANLGIVNETETPVSEKEQKQDGLFDFLHLEKISAGSADFKKELLGAYLDDMVKRYSNLKNWLVNDDMNNLIKEAHTIKGASYSVGAVRIGEEALAVEISGKHNDMDNLRERMILLEQAIDDTRSLLKDFVV, from the coding sequence ATGTCAAAGACGCAAAGTAAATCAGTAGTTGATTTCCTGTATCGTAATAATATTCCTTTTGCAGCGCGTCATTATGAACGTGTTAAAAAAGAAGCGCGTGAATTTCTTATTTCACCTCTGAAAGTACTTGCTTTACTTGTTGCCATTGCAGGATTATTTGCAATGGTTTTTGAGGTAAGATATTTCAGTGAATTCTCTATTCAGATATATCTCACACGACTGATAGCAACTCTCATCGCATTTATTGTACTGGTACTTCTTCACACAAAGTTTGCGGAAAATAATTCTCTCACACTTGTTCACATTCTTTTGTTCACGATCATAATCTCATCAGGATATATGATCTACCTTCTTCCCACAACACTTGTCTTAAACTCACAAATAGTTGCTTTGATAATTTTTACCTCTGCACTTTTTTTAAGCTGGGATGTACGCAACCAGATCATCGTTGCCATCTATTATAATATTGTTTTTGCCACAGCAATACTTTTAAATGACAGGACGATCTATTTTCTTCCTAACCTGTTTGAATCAGTTTTATTTGTTCTATTCCTGAGTCTTATTTCTGTAGTGGGAAGTGCGGTTAATTTCAGGATACGTGTTCATTCCGCAGAAAAATCTTTCCAGGTAGAAATATCAGAAAGAAAGTACAGAGCAATATTTCACAACTCAGCAGAAGGAATTTTTCAATCAGGCGAAGACGGACATTTTATCACCGTTAATCCTGCTATGGTTAGAATATTAGGTTACCGTGATGACGCAGAACTTTTAACAGCAAATATCCAGGATGATGTTTACAAATTCAGTGAGGAGAGAAAAATACTTGTTAAAGAGCTTAAGGAAAAAGGTGAAGTAAAAAACTATAAAGTCACTTTAAAAAGAAAAGACGGAACAGACGTAATCGTACGGTTAAATGACAGGTTAATACGCGATGAAGAAAACAACAGGTTTTACTTTGAAGGTAATTTACAGGATATAACCGAACAGGTTACAGCGGATGCAAAACGCCGCGAAGCTGAGATAGCACTTAAAGAGGAAAAGAACCGTGCGGATAAACTTGCTAAACAGGCTATGGATGCTAACCAGATCAAGAGTCAATTCCTTGCAAATATGAGTCACGAAATCCGCACACCTATGAACGGTGTTATTGGTTACCTGACTTTACTTGAAATGGGTGCATTTGAAAATCAGGATGAACAAAAACAATTTATTTCCAGCGCAAGGCAATCGGCGGAATCACTGCTTGATATTATAAATGATATACTCGACCTGTCAAAGATTGAATCAGGCAGGATGAAACTTGAGGAAGTGAATTTCAATCTTAACACAATTATTGATGATGCGGTTGGCGTACTGCTTGCAAAAGCCTCTGAGAAAAATCTTATCATCACTAAGGATATTGATGCGGAAACTCCGGTTAGTCTTATTGGTGACCAGACAAGAATAAGACAGATATTTGTAAACCTTTTAGGTAACGCAATAAAGTTTACTGATTCAGGACATATCAACATTAAAATAACCTCATCAGTACCGGATGATGACGTGATAATTGTAAATGCTTCGGTACAGGATACGGGTATGGGCATACCAAAGGAAAAGATGAAAGATCTTTTCAAATCATTTTCACAGATTGAAGATATGTTCACACGAAAATTCGGAGGAACCGGGCTAGGACTTGTTATCTGTAAAGAATTCATTAATATGATGGGTGGTGACATTCATGTTGAAAGTAAAGTTGGCTCGGGAAGCAGATTTTACTTTGATATAAAACTTAAACTTCAAACTCCGACTGAAATCACTGCACAGAGAATTTACAGAACTTATTCCCTGCCGGTACATACAGCAGCTGCAAAGCAAAGTAAAGAAGCATCACGAAGACAAAGACTAAAACATAAAATACTTTTAGCTGAAGATAATCTCATCAATCAAAAAATAGCATTAAGAATGCTTAACGAAGCCGGATACATCGGGGATTCAGTTACAAACGGAGAAGAAGCTATCGATGCTGTTGTTGGAGGTAATTTCAGTCTCGTGTTAATGGATGTTCAAATGCCGCAGGTTGACGGATACCAGGCAACAGCCAGAATAAGAAAACTGCCTGAACCGAAAAATCAAATACCTATTGTTGCAATAACCGCGCACGCCCTGCCGGGAGACAAAGAAAAATGTATTGAAGCAGGGATGAATGATTATTTATCCAAACCAATCATTGCTGAAGAACTGATTAAGATTGTTGACGCGAATCTGGGTATTGTCAATGAAACCGAAACACCTGTTTCCGAGAAAGAACAAAAACAGGATGGCTTATTTGATTTTCTCCATCTTGAAAAAATCAGTGCAGGCAGCGCGGATTTTAAAAAAGAACTTTTAGGCGCTTACCTCGATGATATGGTCAAACGATACAGCAATCTTAAAAACTGGCTTGTTAATGACGATATGAATAACCTTATCAAAGAAGCACACACTATAAAAGGTGCAAGTTATTCTGTCGGTGCAGTAAGGATCGGAGAAGAAGCGCTTGCGGTTGAAATATCCGGCAAGCACAATGATATGGACAATCTCCGTGAAAGAATGATACTACTTGAACAGGCTATTGATGATACAAGATCATTGCTTAAGGATTTTGTGGTTTAA
- the fabF gene encoding beta-ketoacyl-ACP synthase II — translation MNKKRVVITGIGAMTPIGLSADEFWNSMMNSVSGCALIKGFDTSRVTTKFACELKGFEAANYMDKKTARRLDPYAQYALASTVEAVKDSGIKTDTLSDSERSRIGVIFGSGIGGMQTFYEQSLVNDKDGPKRVSPFFIPMLIPDIAAGHISMQYGFRGPNYCIVSACATANNNMIDSCLLIQNGLADVIVSGGSEAGVNEIGIAGFNASRALSERNDEPETASRPFDSTRDGFVMGDGSGTVVLEELEHALNRGAKIYAEVIGFGLSADAHHITAPHPEGIGALLAMEMAIQTADIKAEDIDYINMHGTSTPLGDIAETKAIKKLFGENAYKMNLSSTKSMTGHLLGAAGAVEGIASILAIKNGMVPPTINFKNPDPECDLNYTFNKPQKRDIKIALSNAFGFGGHNTSVIFKKYED, via the coding sequence ATAAATAAAAAAAGAGTTGTTATAACCGGAATCGGTGCAATGACTCCAATAGGACTTTCAGCAGATGAATTCTGGAACAGCATGATGAATTCTGTAAGCGGCTGTGCGTTGATAAAAGGATTTGATACATCGCGAGTAACAACAAAATTTGCCTGTGAGCTTAAAGGTTTTGAAGCGGCAAATTATATGGATAAAAAAACTGCAAGAAGACTAGACCCATACGCACAATACGCCCTTGCTTCTACAGTTGAAGCAGTAAAAGATTCAGGAATAAAAACCGATACTTTATCCGACAGTGAGCGATCAAGAATCGGAGTAATTTTCGGAAGCGGTATTGGAGGAATGCAGACTTTCTATGAACAATCTTTAGTGAATGATAAAGATGGACCGAAAAGAGTTTCACCTTTCTTTATCCCGATGTTGATACCCGATATTGCCGCCGGACATATTTCTATGCAGTATGGATTTCGCGGTCCGAATTATTGTATAGTATCCGCCTGTGCAACAGCAAATAATAACATGATAGATTCATGTTTATTAATTCAAAATGGATTAGCAGATGTAATTGTCAGCGGCGGAAGTGAAGCTGGTGTGAATGAAATTGGTATCGCTGGTTTTAATGCATCAAGAGCTTTATCAGAAAGAAATGATGAACCGGAAACAGCAAGCCGTCCGTTCGATTCAACAAGAGATGGATTTGTAATGGGTGATGGTTCCGGAACTGTTGTTCTTGAAGAACTTGAACATGCTTTAAACCGTGGTGCAAAGATTTATGCGGAAGTTATTGGTTTCGGACTATCTGCAGATGCCCATCATATCACTGCACCTCATCCTGAAGGTATCGGTGCTTTGCTCGCTATGGAAATGGCAATTCAGACTGCAGATATAAAAGCGGAAGATATAGATTATATAAACATGCATGGTACATCGACACCTCTTGGTGATATTGCTGAAACAAAAGCAATCAAAAAACTTTTTGGTGAGAATGCTTACAAGATGAATTTATCATCAACAAAAAGTATGACAGGACACTTACTTGGTGCAGCCGGTGCTGTTGAAGGCATAGCTTCAATACTTGCAATTAAAAATGGAATGGTTCCGCCTACGATCAATTTCAAAAATCCTGACCCTGAGTGTGATTTAAATTATACGTTTAACAAACCGCAAAAACGTGATATCAAAATTGCATTGAGTAACGCATTCGGATTTGGCGGACATAATACATCTGTCATTTTCAAAAAATATGAAGACTGA
- a CDS encoding saccharopine dehydrogenase NADP-binding domain-containing protein — protein sequence MKNILIIGAGRTSTSLINYLIGKSVEQDWFITIADQSPDLALSKSRNHPRTKAIQFDIFNEAERASLISKNDIVVSLLPEALHIQLVKDCILNRVHLVTASYVSQQMASYDAQVKNAGLIFLNEMGLDPGIDHMDTLRLISKIENKGGQIVSLRSFGGGLVSPASDDNPWGYKITWNPMNVVTAGMAGARYVQDGKLRIVPYNRIFLHTYPVEIPGVGSFEAYPNRDSIKYRRIYNVPRIPNVFRGSLRKPGFCKAWNALTQIGLTDNRYIVPDADRLTYQEWLSFYLSHSNGKTTKEKLAEFLNEPEPGELIKKIEWLGLLSEEKIELNNSTPADILLELLQKKWKFTENDKDMVILHTELEYIVEDSGERMTSTLVIYGKENFNTAMSATVGLPLGVGVKLILNNKISERGVIIPVYPDIYEPALNELAELGITFREETSQITV from the coding sequence ATGAAAAATATTTTAATAATCGGGGCAGGAAGAACTTCAACATCGTTGATCAATTACCTTATCGGTAAATCAGTTGAGCAGGACTGGTTTATCACAATTGCGGATCAATCACCCGATCTTGCCTTAAGTAAATCCAGGAATCATCCTCGTACTAAAGCGATTCAGTTCGATATTTTTAACGAAGCTGAACGCGCATCGCTGATATCTAAAAATGATATTGTTGTATCGTTACTTCCGGAAGCGTTGCATATCCAATTAGTTAAGGATTGTATATTAAATAGAGTTCACCTGGTTACAGCTTCATATGTTTCTCAGCAGATGGCTTCATATGATGCTCAGGTGAAAAACGCTGGACTTATTTTTTTAAATGAAATGGGACTTGATCCCGGTATTGATCATATGGATACACTGCGTTTGATTTCTAAAATAGAAAACAAAGGCGGGCAGATAGTTTCACTGCGCTCATTTGGCGGTGGATTAGTGTCTCCTGCGAGTGATGATAATCCGTGGGGTTATAAAATTACATGGAACCCAATGAATGTGGTTACAGCTGGTATGGCTGGTGCGCGATATGTTCAGGATGGTAAATTAAGAATTGTTCCTTATAACAGAATTTTCCTTCATACTTATCCTGTAGAAATTCCTGGCGTAGGAAGTTTTGAAGCATACCCAAACAGGGACTCAATCAAGTACAGACGGATTTATAATGTTCCCAGAATTCCTAATGTATTCAGGGGGTCATTAAGAAAGCCGGGGTTCTGTAAAGCGTGGAATGCATTAACTCAAATTGGTTTGACGGATAACAGGTATATTGTTCCTGACGCAGACAGATTAACATATCAAGAGTGGCTTTCATTTTATCTTTCTCACAGTAATGGAAAGACAACAAAAGAAAAACTTGCTGAATTTTTAAATGAACCTGAACCAGGTGAACTGATTAAAAAAATTGAATGGCTTGGATTACTTTCTGAGGAAAAAATTGAATTAAATAATTCAACTCCTGCTGACATTCTTCTGGAACTTTTGCAAAAAAAATGGAAGTTTACCGAGAACGACAAGGATATGGTTATACTGCATACTGAGCTTGAATACATTGTTGAAGACTCGGGTGAAAGAATGACTTCGACTTTAGTGATTTACGGAAAAGAAAATTTTAATACTGCTATGTCAGCTACAGTAGGATTACCATTGGGTGTAGGAGTTAAACTCATCCTCAATAATAAAATCAGCGAAAGGGGAGTTATCATCCCGGTTTATCCTGATATCTATGAACCGGCACTAAATGAACTGGCTGAACTGGGAATTACATTTAGAGAAGAGACTTCTCAAATAACTGTTTAA
- a CDS encoding phosphatase PAP2 family protein has translation MTDFLYQADLTVFYFFNHSLSTGFLDKFFSIITNVNNWYIAYVVLLGISFFKGGLKGKLAVVGIILLIVISDQLGYRILKEFFQRPRPCDILTDVITPLGCTGTFSFPSNHALNNFAAAFFFYLLFPKLKWILFVTASLVALSRVYLGLHYPSDIIGGAVIGSALGYLFGIGLLKLEVLINKKKTA, from the coding sequence ATGACGGATTTTTTATACCAGGCAGACTTAACAGTCTTCTATTTTTTTAATCATTCATTGTCCACTGGATTTCTGGATAAATTTTTTTCGATAATTACGAATGTTAATAACTGGTATATCGCGTATGTAGTCTTATTGGGAATTTCGTTCTTCAAAGGAGGACTCAAAGGTAAACTTGCCGTCGTGGGGATCATACTTCTCATCGTCATTTCAGATCAGCTTGGATACAGAATACTAAAAGAATTTTTTCAACGTCCGCGACCTTGTGATATTCTTACCGATGTTATAACGCCGCTTGGCTGTACAGGAACTTTTTCATTTCCTTCAAACCATGCATTAAATAACTTTGCCGCGGCATTTTTCTTTTATCTATTATTTCCAAAATTGAAATGGATTCTATTTGTTACTGCGTCGCTGGTTGCTCTGTCAAGAGTGTATCTTGGTCTTCATTATCCTTCCGATATAATCGGCGGAGCTGTAATCGGAAGTGCCCTTGGTTACCTGTTCGGGATTGGGCTGCTGAAACTTGAAGTCTTAATCAACAAGAAAAAAACAGCGTAA
- a CDS encoding DUF3298 and DUF4163 domain-containing protein, with translation MKIIIKSVWIMTIMTLIAACRLSAAAGVISDSLTIKSEAVFYSSEDSLCTVSIKYPVIQGMNNKSVQEKINSFLKIEFLDSPEWLNIDDCDKEIGFTYECSFNVRYNSQKFICIQQFIYEYTGGAHGNYALYSFNISASTGEVISLTNIFDEQKLSELSEITRLQILEDFKAETLVDVGMFEDSIYILPEQDFFIVPGYLVLQFDPYEIASYAMGEIEVQIAFDKIKEYLKPNLPFDVE, from the coding sequence ATGAAAATAATTATTAAATCAGTATGGATCATGACTATCATGACACTGATAGCAGCCTGCCGGCTCAGTGCTGCAGCAGGTGTGATTTCAGATTCATTAACTATAAAAAGTGAAGCTGTATTTTACTCTTCAGAAGATTCACTTTGCACAGTCTCCATAAAGTATCCTGTAATTCAAGGAATGAATAATAAGTCGGTGCAAGAAAAGATAAACTCTTTTCTTAAAATTGAATTCCTTGATTCACCTGAATGGCTAAATATTGATGATTGTGACAAGGAGATCGGGTTCACTTATGAATGCAGTTTCAATGTCAGGTACAATTCACAAAAATTTATTTGTATTCAGCAGTTTATTTACGAATACACAGGCGGAGCGCATGGTAATTATGCATTATATTCTTTCAACATAAGTGCCTCTACAGGAGAGGTAATATCACTTACAAATATTTTTGATGAACAAAAACTGAGTGAACTGTCTGAGATAACGCGGCTTCAAATATTAGAAGATTTTAAAGCAGAAACTTTGGTTGATGTCGGGATGTTTGAAGATTCAATTTATATTTTACCTGAGCAGGATTTTTTTATAGTTCCCGGTTATCTTGTACTTCAATTTGATCCTTATGAAATAGCCTCATACGCAATGGGTGAAATTGAAGTTCAAATTGCTTTCGATAAAATTAAGGAGTACCTGAAACCAAATCTTCCTTTTGATGTAGAATAG
- a CDS encoding outer membrane beta-barrel protein, with protein MKYFLSFVLFFVVINFSFAQDTSKTNCNHFKHGIQFQVRSLLEFTNFSGYTFSYRYRINEKSGLRIGILIAVENSEYEPTLQLDSIIFNPSENYDNNNFKISLQYLHNILSYKDFSIIVGAGPFISFSKYEWNGGYVGTNYINTYFDKEDRTGYGLDLLLGVEYNPFDNIVVSGEYGLSISKDKADLERLEKNIYRDGSPERIYKESGERDRLLIRGLGVNLGVAIFF; from the coding sequence ATGAAGTACTTCCTATCTTTCGTTCTGTTCTTCGTTGTCATCAATTTTTCATTTGCGCAGGATACATCCAAAACAAATTGTAATCACTTCAAACACGGAATTCAATTCCAGGTGAGAAGTTTGTTGGAATTTACAAACTTCAGCGGGTACACTTTTTCATACAGATATAGGATAAATGAAAAATCAGGTTTGCGAATTGGGATTCTTATAGCCGTCGAGAATTCTGAATATGAACCAACCTTGCAGCTTGATAGCATTATATTTAATCCGTCTGAAAATTATGACAACAATAACTTCAAAATTTCACTTCAATATCTTCACAACATTCTGAGCTATAAAGATTTTTCTATAATCGTCGGGGCTGGTCCGTTTATTTCATTCAGCAAATATGAATGGAATGGGGGATATGTTGGCACAAATTATATCAACACTTATTTTGATAAAGAAGACAGAACAGGTTATGGTTTAGATCTGCTTCTCGGAGTTGAGTATAATCCTTTTGATAATATTGTGGTTTCAGGCGAATATGGATTATCAATATCCAAAGATAAAGCTGATTTGGAGCGCTTGGAAAAGAATATTTATCGAGACGGAAGTCCAGAAAGAATTTATAAGGAATCTGGTGAAAGAGATAGGCTTTTGATAAGAGGTCTAGGAGTAAATCTGGGTGTCGCAATATTTTTCTAA